GGATAATGATGTCCGCATAGCGTTTCGTCGGTTCTACAAACTGCAGATGCATCGGGCGTACAACGTTAATATATTGGTCGATGACCGAATCGAGCGTGCGGCCCCTCTCATTGATATCCCTCATCATACGGCGGATAATGCGTACATCAGCGTCCGTATCAACGAATACTTTGATATCCATCATATCTCTTAAACGCTCATCTTCCAGGACCAGGATCCCTTCGACGATTATGACTTCCTTAGGGTCTACGTGAATCGTTTCTTCAGACCTCGTGTGTCTTGTATAATCATATACAGGCTTCTCCACAGGCTTCTGATCAATCAACTGTTCCAATTGTTCAATCAATAGATCATTGTCGAAAGCCAGCGGGTGGTCATAGTTCGTCTCCAGCCGTTCCTCAAACGGAAGGTGGCTCTGATCCTTATAATAATAATCTTGTTCTAACATCAATAACGTCTTGTCCGTAAAGCGCTGGATGATGGATTTGGTGACAGATGTCTTACCTGACCCGGTTCCTCCTGCAACGCCGATAACTACTGGTTTGTCGTGCATGCTTCTGGCTTCTCCTTTCATCCAATTCCTTGGATATCTATGACCTTTTATTTATTTCTTCTTCGTAATCGCTACTCCGTCCCCGATCGGAACAATCGTCGTATGATAGTCCGGATGACGAACCAGCCATTCATTGAAACCGCGGATCTTGCGTGCGATCTTTGCCATACGCGGACCGGCATCCGTATCGTCCGCTACATATCCCTTAAAGAGGACGTTATCGGAAATGATCATTCCGTCCTGCTTCACTAACGGGGAATAGAGATGGAAAAATTCCTCATACTTCCCTTTCGCAGCGTCGATGAACAGCATATCGAATGGTCCATGACCGCTTACCACTTCTTTCACGTCCAAAGCATCTCCATGAATGACGCGAATCTGATTTTCTTTATGCATGTTGCGAATATTGGACAGTGCCTCGTTATAACGTTCTTCATCCCTTTCGATCGTCGTAACGGTGCAGTCCGGATTAGCTTCTACCATTCTAAGCGCAGAATATCCGATCGCCGCTCCGATTTCCAGGATGGCTGTTGGTTTCTGGATCCGTATGAGCTGCATGAGAAATTCAATACCTAATGGCTCCATGATGGGAACATGATTTTCCTTGGCATACGTTTCCATTTCTTTGACAGGTCTGGAAGGCTCTGAAAGCAATGATTGTAAATATTGCTCTTGCTCCATCAAGTTTCATCCCTTCACAATAATTTTACAACCACACTATTTTAACACAAAAAAAAGAAGGAATGCGAGTGTTCCCGTCATTCCTTCTAAAAAATTCACTGGCCGGTTATATGTTCTTCTTTATATATATTATGCTGCTTCAAGGTTTCAGAATAATGAATGTCTCCATCACTGTCTGCAAGGAAGTAAAGATAATCGTTATCATTCGGTTCCGCTGCAGCTTTTAAAGAGTTTTCATTGAAATTGGATATCGGGCCGACCGGAAGTCCTTTCACCTGATACGTGTTATAAGGAGAGTCTACTTCCAAATCTTCATACAGCACTCTGTCCTTATGTTCTCCAAGGGCATAAAGGACGGTAGGATCGGTTTGCAGGGGCATCTCTTCTTCCAGTCGGTTCTGGAAAACACCAGAAATCTCCTCCCTGCTTTCTGCCGTCCTTGCTTCGTTCTCAAGAAGGGATGCCATGGTTACGAGATCATGGACGTCTTCTATACCTTTTAATCCATCCACCTCATCCATATATGGAAGAACGACGGACTGGGTGCGGTCGAGCATACTCTCAATGATTTGATCAATGCTTGGGTCCTCTACATTAAAAGGATAAGTAGAAGCAAATAAGTAGCCTTCCAAAGGATAACGAATATCCTCGTTCAGGATGTCTTCCGTAAGTAAATCCGGATACTTCTCCATTAACGTCTTGACATATTCCTCGTCATTGGCCCGTTTCAGAAATTCCTCTTTTGTAAAGTCCATTTTCTCAGCATAAGCTCCCGCGATCTCTTCCAAATCCCTTCCCTCTGGAATGGTTACGGTAACTGCTGCATCCTTGACAAGCTTTCCTTCTTTCAAGGATTCAATAACTTCATCAATGCTCATGGATGAAGTGAACTGATAATCTCCAGCCTGAAAATCGGACTCATTCTTGAATTTCGTATAGAAACGGAAGATCATGCCGTTCTTGATGATATCATTCTCTTCCAATATCGATGCGATTTGCGAAGTGGAAGAACCGAGGGGGATTTCAACATTTTTCTGCTTTTCGTTTCCCGGATCCACCGGTTGAAGAGCGGAGCGGACGTACAAATAGCCCGAAAGCCCTCCAATCAACAGGATGAGGACGAGTGCCGTCAATATACCGGCTACAATCTTTCTTACGGTACTTGCTTCTTCTATTCTATTTTTCAGCTTTTTCTTATACTGTGTATTAAAGTCAGATTTAGACAACAGCCTTCCTCCTTTCATCCGGTACATTATACTATAAATTGAAAGAACCTTTCTACAAATTGCCCGGATTTTCTACAAATGCCGCCGAGACAGCTCCTTTTCAGAACCTTTATTTAAATAAACCTGCCCTTTATACATGCTGTAATTTTCAGGGAATGAGAGCCAAGGTCTCTTCACCGCCCGATCTTCTTAACAACATAAAAAAACCCGCAGCAGAGCTGCAGGCTTTTGGGCGTGACTATAATCAGGTAAGGTCTTCATCAGTCAATGTATTCAGCATTTCTTCGACCATTTCCCACTCATCTTCTGATTCGATTTGGAATAGAGCAAGATCATCCTCTTCGTTCCCTTTTTCCTCATAACGGAAAGCGAAAACTTCGACTTCGTCGCCTTCCTTCTGCTCCGCAGGGATGACGGCAATGTAAGAATGTCCGGTCTGCTCGACGTCGAACGTGAACAACACCTCAAATAGATGCTCTTCTCCGTTCTCGTCCGGTATAATGATGCGTTCTTCTTTTGCTAATGCCATATCAGACATCCTCCTTTATTGTTTCGAATCCAAATATCCTTGTAAAATCATAACGGCAGCCATCTTATCGATGACCTTCTTCCTTTTCTTACGACTGACATCAGCGTCGATCAACACTCGTTCAGCAGCCATTGTCGTAAGTCGCTCGTCCCACAAATGGGTTTGGAGACGAAATTCCTCTTCAAGCCAAGCAGCGAATTTTTGACTGGCTTCTCCACGTGGACCGACGGTTCCGTTCATGTTCTTCGGAAAACCGACCACCGCTTCCGTCACCTCATGGTCTCTGATGACCTCGGCCAGATTGTCTTTCGCTGTGTTGAAGTCCTTCTCGTCCCATCGGAGCGTCGTAAGCCCCTGGGCAGTCCAGCCGAAGGCATCAGAAATTGCGATGCCTATCGTCTTTTCCCCCACATCTAAACCTATTTTCTTCATTCCATGCCCTCTTTATTCTCTTTGATGTAAAACTTTACCAACTCTTCGATCAGCTCATCTCTTTCGATTTTTCTGATCAGGTTTCTTGCATCCTGGTGACGAGGAATATAAGCAGGGTCTCCGGAAAGGAGGTAGCCTACGATTTGATTAATCGGGTTATACCCTTTCTCCTCCAGTGCACTGTGCACAGATAGCAGTACGGATCGGACATCTTGATCAAACGGTTCTTCCGAGAAGTTAAACCTCATCGTCTTATCCATTGAACTCATTACAGTCACCTCGCACATTTATTGTATTTACTCCATTATATACCTATTTGCAGGATTAGAAAAACTAGGCTTTCTGTCCCGCATATTCTTTGGCATACGTAAGAGCATCCGGGATTTTGGAAGCATCTTTGCCGCCTGCCTGCGCCATATCCGGACGGCCTCCGCCGCCGCCGCCGCAGATAGCAGCTGCTTCTTTAATCAATTGACCGGCATGATACCCTTCTTCTACTAAATCCTTGGATACTCCTGCAATTAATTGAACTTTCTCGCCGTTAGGTGCAGCCAGCAGAATAATGCCGGATCCAAGCTTCTGCTTCAAGTCATCCACCATGGAACGAAGGCTGTTCATATCCTTGACATCCACTTTCTTCGCAAGGACCTTCACGCCTGCTACTTCCTCTACATCATCAAGGATGCTGGAAGCTTCCAGGTTGGATAGTTTAGCGCTGAGTGAATCCTTCTCTTTCTGAAGCTCTTTCATTTCTTTATGAAGAGCATCGATCCGGTCCGGCACCTGTTCCGGCTTCGTTTTAAGAAGCGCTCCCGCCTCTCTCAAGACGTTTTCCTTTTTATTCATATACAGATAAGCATCTTTGGCAGTCACAGCTTCTACCCTGCGCGTCCCTGCACCGATACCGGTTTCGGAAACGATCTTGAACAGGCCGATTTCCGCTGTGTTCTGCACGTGACAGCCGCCGCAAAGCTCAAGGCTGTAATCGCCGACTTGAACGACTCTTACAGTGTTTCCGTATTTTTCTCCGAAAAGCGCCATTGCTCCCTTTTCTTTTGCTTCTTCGATAGAGCTCAGCTCGATCGTTACAGGGATCGACTGCCACACCTTCTCGTTTACGATGGATTCAATCTGCTCCATTTCTTCGTCGGATACAGAGCCGAAATGGGAGAAGTCAAAGCGGAGGCGATCCGGTTCAACGAGGGATCCCGCCTGATTAACATGATCTCCAAGGACATCCTTCAATGCCTGATGAAGGAGATGGGTCGCTGTGTGGTTCTTGACGATAAAGGAACGGCTTCCCGGATCCACCTCGGCAACCACTTTCGTACCCTTCTCCATGGATCCTTCCCGGACGATTGCTTCGTGCATATGTTGTCCATTAGGAGCTTTCTTTACATCCGTCACTTCCAAAAGAGCCGCTTCCGAGCGCAGGAACCCTTTATCTGATACCTGACCTCCGCTTTCCGCATAGAAAGTCGTTTGATCGAGGAAGAGATACACCGTATCCCCCGCTTCGGCATGCACAGCGAAATCTTTTCCTTTTATCATTTCAACAACCACCGCTTCTGTCCGCAGGTGATCATACCCGATAAAGGAGCTTTCCACATGGACATCTCCAAGTACTCCGTCCTGTACCTGCATGGAGTCCGTCTTCTGGCGGGCGTTGCGGGCACGCTCCCGCTGTTTCTCCATTTCTTCACGGAAACCTGCTTCATCAATGGTGAATCCAGCTTCTGCTACATATTCTTCTGTGAGCTCTTTTGGAAACCCATACGTATCATAAAGGCGGAAAACTTCCGTTCCAGGAAAGACGCTGCTTCCTTTCTCTGATTCCTGCTTCATAATAGTAGAGAGGATTTGCAGTCCGTCATTCAGCGTTTCGTGGAAACGTTCTTCTTCGGTCTTGATGACGTTTTTAATGAATGCTTCCTTCTCTTTCACTTCTGGATAGAAATCGACCATGATATTAGATACTTGCGGGACAAGTTTATACATAAACGGTTTATCGATTCCAATCTGCTTAGCAAAGCGAACCGCTCTTCTCAGCAGACGGCGCAGGACATACCCGCGTCCTTCGTTGGAAGGCAGGGCTCCATCACTGACAGCGAACGTTACGGTTCTCATGTGATCGGCGATGACTTTAAATGCTGCATCTCCATCGACACTGTCTCCATAGGCTGCTTCGGCAATTTCTTCTGTTGCTCTAATGATTGGAATAAACAAATCTGTTTCAAAGTTCGTTTCCGTCTCCTGGATGACACATACCATCCGCTCCAAGCCCATTCCTGTATCGATATTCTTCTTCGGAAGCGGTGTGTACGTATCGTCAGGGTTATGGTTGAACTGCGAGAACACAAGGTTCCAGATTTCCAAATACCGTTCATTCTCGCCGCCTGGATATAATTCCGGGTCGTTGGAGTCGCTGCCGTATTTCTCGCCGCGATCATAGAAAATTTCGGTGTTCGGTCCGCTCGGCCCTTCTCCGATGTCCCAGAAGTTCTCTTCAATTCGGATGATCCTCTCGACAGGAAGACCGATCTTTTTCTCCCAGATTTGATAAGCCTCATCATCTTCCGGATGGACAGTCACAGAGAGCTTCTCCGGATCGAAGCCGATCCATTTCTCGCTTGTTAGAAACTCCCACGCCCACTCTATAGCCTCTTCTTTGAAATAATCTCCAATAGAGAAATTCCCCAGCATTTCGAAGAATGTATGGTGTCTTGCCGTAAAACCGACATTTTCAATATCGTTGGTTCGAATCGACTTCTGGGCATTGACGATTCTCGGGTTTTCCGGAACCACCCGTCCGTCAAAATACTTCTTCAATGTCGCTACACCACTGTTGATCCATAAAAGCGTCGGATCCTCATGAGGAACGAGGGATGCACTTGGTTCCACACGGTGGCCTTTCTCCTTGAAAAAATCAAGGAACATTTGTCGAACATCTGCGGATGTCAATTTCTTCATAACAGAAACCTCCTTGAATTATATACAATTTAGACGGTACTGGACGAAGCTTCATCTTTGACAGACACAGAAAAAACTCCCGTCTCTGCCTGATGATTCGGCAGGGACGGGAGTTTTTCCGCGGTACCACCCTGATTATAGACCTGTTGCATCTATCATCTCGAATGCTGATAACGTAGCATGAATCCGGCGGGGATTAGCCGCACTCCGGAATAGCGTTCAGCAACGATCATGGAGCACGTCTTTCAGCCAGGGACGTACCTCTCTATCCATAAACAATGTCGCTTACTCGGTTCCTTCTTCGTGTTCTTCGTCCAAATAGTCTTCGCTATGCGTAATTATAGATAACTGTCCTTCATCTGTCAATGCCCGAGCCTTCCCGCCCTGATTTCATCAACGACGACCTTGAGGCAGGTGAGGACAGGTACAGCAAGAATCATTCCTGGTATGCCGGCAAGTTCCCCACCTGCCAGGAGGGCGAGAATAATCAAAAGCGGGTGGATATGGATACTTCTCCCCATAATGTAAGGGGATAATAGATTCCCCTCCAGCACCTGAATGACAACTACGACGGCAAGAGTAAACAGCAAGGCCTGAAAAGAAACCGTCAAAGCCACAACCAGAGCCGGTCCTGCTCCAAGGAGCGGACCGAAATAAGGGATAATATTCGTGACCCCCGCGACCAATCCAAGTACGAGCGGGTATGGCAGATCGATCAGCCAGAATCCAATTGTCGCAAATACACCGACAAATAAACTGATCAACAACTGTCCTCTGATATATCCGCCAAGAGAATGATTTAACTGAATAACCAGCCTTTGTGCTTCCTGGTGCCAGCTGCGGGGCAGGAGGTGGAGAAAGGCAAGACCGATTCTTTTATAATCTTTCAGGAAATAAAACGTCATAACCGGGATGACCGCCAGCAGGATGATCATATTGAAGATGCCACTCAAACCCGTGAATACGGCCATCAGTCTGGCGCTCAATCCTTCTTCGAAGGTTGTGATGGCTTGATCCAGCTTATGGTGCATCCCATCCGGAAGTCGTTCCGTATGGGCATAGTATTCCTTCGTCCATGCCTGGTATGACGCAGCAAGATCAGGCAGTTGGTCATTAAGAAGCTTTACTTGCTCCAAAAGACGGGGATACCCCTTGTAGATGCCCCAGCTCGTAAGGGAAAAGAACAGCAGGAATATAAGCAGAATTGCAATTGCCCTCCGCACTCCAACACCTTCCAGCGTTTTCACCAGTGGATGAAGTAAAAGCGAGAGTACAAGAGCAAGGACAAATGGTAACAGCACTCGTCCAACCATTACGAGTACATGATCGTAGTATGGAAACAGCCAGGCAAGAAGCAGCAGCGTAAGCAGGATGATGAATAGTATAGAGAGACGACGCAGCCATTTGGAAGAGCGGTCCGTCATGAACCTTGCTGATAGAAAATATCATTTAGCGAGCTGAGACTGCCGTCCTCTTCGATTTGGTTGATGTTCATCTTCCCGTCCTCCATTGTCAGTTCAAGACAACAAGTCCAGCAATAATACTGGTCGTTACCGATTTTGCCCAGCTGTTTTTCTTTGCAGTTCGGACACCTCATTGGTACAAACCCCTTTTTTTACCAATCAGTATGCCCGACTCTCTCTTATTCATACATTCAGCAGATTACGTACCCATTGGATCCCCTCTTCTACCTGCTTTTCTGATGGATGTGTGTGTGGTGTATGTTCAAAAATAAAAAACTTCTCTCTTCCCTGACATAAAACCTGCAGCAAATCTTTCATGTCAAAACCTCCCTGCCACTGATGATAGTCAGGGTGAATGGGCGCCCAGAAGTATGTTTCGAGTAAAGAAGTGACATTGTGCATGTGGACCACACGAATGTATGGAAGCAGCGGTTCTATGTACGTTCTCCAGTCGTTTTTGCATGCCATCATGTAATCACCGATATCAACACAGATATCCAGAGGACTAAACGTCCGGCCAGACATTAAAAACTCATGGAGATAGCGGATGCCGTCCACGGACATGTCCTGTCCAAGCTTAGGCTCACAAACGATCGGGATATCATAGGTCTTCTGAAGTTCTGCAAGGTAGGAGATCCCTTCCTCCATGGCTTGCATCGGGTTATTGTGGCTCCCTTTAAAATAAGGGAAATGGACCAGGATGTAGGAGGCTCCCGCTTCCTTTACCATTTCGACATCGCTCTTAAACCGATTCCTTCCGTCTTTCGGATCCATGGCTACTTTTTCAATCAGGTCGTATTTGCTTCCTCCGCGAAGAAGAGGTGCATGAACGCCGAACGTGCCACCCTGTTCTTTCTGTAAGCATAAAAACTGTTCCATCGATGCCCGGTCCCGAAACTCTCCGATCTCCACATGAGCGTGTCCCCATTTAAACAATTCATCGAACTTATCCGGATCCGACATGATGGTACTGCCGGACATACCAAGTGTATGACCCATCATCAATCCCGCCTTTCTACATGAAATCGTACGGGGAGAGCTGTTCCTCTTCTTCCTCTCCATTTACGTCCTGAGGTTCCTCGGACTGCAGCTTCTCTTTGAGCATGGTGTATCGGGTGTTGGTATCCGTCGTCCCGATGCCGTCCAGAAATGCTTCTTTATCTCCACAGATGATCAATGACTGCTTCGAACGAGTGATAGCCGTATAAAGTAAGTTTTTCCTGAGCATCCTCCGGTAACTTCTTACAACAGGAAGAACAACGATCGCAAACTCACTCCCCTGTGACTTGTGAATTGACGTGCAGTAGGCGTGCATGACGTTATTCAAATCCTTCTTCGGGTAGACTACCTCTTTCCCATCGAAGTCAATGACCAGCTGCTCGACACCGTCCGTATTCTCTTCTTCACGGAAAATGGCGACCACCTCTCCAATGTCCCCATTGTACACTCCGTCTTCCGGTTGGTTGACCAATTGGATCACTTTGTCCCCTTTTCTATAGGTGACGTCAAAATAAGTCAAATCCCGTTTCTGCTTATGCTTGGGATTGACCGATTCCTGAATGCTTCGATTAAGCTGATGAATCCCTACTTCTGTCCGGTACATCGGTGCCAGGACCTGAAGATCCTTCATCTCGATCCCTTTCTCCTGCGCTTTCTTCACGATGTTTGTAACGAGGTCGCTCAGCTGGTGTTCTTTAGCGGGGATGAAATTAAAATCATGCTCCTTCACAAGCGAGCGGATCGAGCAGGTATCGTTTTTGATCTCGTGCGCGAGCTGAATGATTTTCGAACCCTCTTTCTGGCGGTACACCTCCGTCAATTTAGTGGAAGGGATGACTCCTGATGCCAATAAATCCGCCAGCACCTGGCCGGGGCCGACAGACGGCAGCTGGTCTTCATCCCCGACGAGAAGCACCTGCATATTAGACGGAACAGCCCGGAACAGCTGATTCGCAAGCCAAACATCCACCATAGAGAATTCATCCACGATCAAAACATTGCCTTCCAATGGATTATTTTGATTCCTTTCAAACGAGTCGTGACCGTCCCAGCCGAGAAGACGGTGGATCGTACTCGCCGGCAGCCCTGTCGATTCGGTCATACGTTTCGCGGCACGACCGGTCGGAGCTGCTAAAACGAACGGAAACGGCTTATCACTTCCATAGTCTTCCGGATCCATAGAAAGCTCGTTCAGGCCGGCATATGTTTGGAGAATCCCTTTAATGACGGTCGTTTTCCCTGTCCCCGGTCCACCGGTAAGAATCATTAGTTTGGACTGAAGAGCTTGTTCAATCGCCTTATACTGCTCTTCTCCGTAACTGATGGCTTCCTCTTCCTCCAACTTGCCGATGAGCTTTAACAAATCCGCCTGCGTGTGTTCCGCTTCCACTTCTTCTATTTGAATGCGGTCCAAGTGCGTGCGAACCCCGTTTTCCGCAAAATAAAGCGAAGGCAGATACACACGATTTTCTTCGATGTAGACATATTTCTCTTCACCAAGATTGATGATCTGTTCAGAAAGCTGTTCAAAGGAGATGGACCCGTTCTCTCCCTGATTAAGCAGTTGTTCTACCTGTAACAGGCACTCTTCTGTCGGAAGGTACACGTGTCCCGCTCCCATGCTTTTCTGCATGATATAGAGGCAGGCAGCCCGGATCCTTGTCGGATGATCCAGAGACAGATTCTGGGCTTTGGCGATCTCATCCGCGCGATGGAAACCGAATCCTTCTACATGAAAGACGAGTTGATAAGGATCTTCCTCGATGATGGCCATCGTTTGATCTTGGAACGCCTGATAAATTTTCTGAGCAAGTTTCAAACCGAATCCATATTGGGACAGATGTACCATCACATGCTCGAATCCTTGATGCTCTTTCAGTGCGTAGTAAAGCTGCTCTGCTTTTTCTTCAGGCAGCTTCGGTACTTCCTTCAACACATCGCGATCGGAAAGGATTTTGGAAACGGCCTTCTCTCCAAGATGCTCCACGATCCGCTCTGCCGTTTTCTTTCCGATTCCATGAAAGAGATCACTGGACAAATACAGAACCAACCCGTCTTTCGTTTCCGGAAGTACACGATGATACATCTGAACCTCGTACTGCTTCCCGAACTTCTTATGATTTTTAAATTCTCCATGAAAGATATACGTCTCCCCTTCTTCGAGGGGGGAGAAATGACCTTTGATCACAAGATTCTTATCATCGAAGTCTTCGTTCGTTTCTGTCACCTTGATCGAAGCGATGGAGAACTGCTCCGTCTCCTTATGGAAGATCATCCGGGCCAGTTCCCCTTTGACATAAGGGCGTTCTTCTTCCGTTTCATTAAAAAGGGATGGTTGCATCATATGCGTCGTTCTCCTTCGTTCTACTCGTTTAGCGCTTGTTCCACTTGTCCTTTGGCGTGGGCGGCAAGCATATGCTCGGGGTTTATTTCCAAGGCTTTGGAGAAGTGTTCCAAAGCTTTTTCCGCTTCTTCTTTATGAAGAGCCACCACACCAAGATTGTAATGGGCGTCACTATGCTGTTCTTCCAATTGTAGCACATGATGCATGACCTGTTCAGCCTGTTCAATCGCTCCATTTTGGGCGAGACACAGGCCGTATTGAAACTGAATATCCACATCTTCTGGAGCGAGTTCGGAAGCCGTTAACAAATATGGAAGCGCCATTTTCACTTGATCTTGATGCAGGAAGGTCAGGCCGAGCATGAAATGGACATCAGCTTCATTCAGGCCCTTCTTTATGGCAGTAAGGAACTGTATTTGTGCCTTATTATAATCTTCCTGTTCATAATAGACATTCCCCAAACCGTAAAATGCCGTCGCTGCTGTCTCATCTAACTCTATAGCTCGATGGTAAAACCGTTCTGCCCGTTCATAGTCGTTCATATGTGTGAGCAGGTTACCAAAGTTGATATACCCCACAGGCTCTTTAGGATTTTCGTCAATTGCTTCGGTAAACAGTTTTGCGGCTTCCTCGTAATCATGGTTCTGCATGCGTTCAATTCCCTGTTTCAATTTATCCATCGTTTTTCCCCTTTCCGTTCTTTGTTTCCCATAAAAAAGCCATGTCCGTTGATGGGACATGGCCTGGTTTTATCCTACATAGGTGATGGCTGCATTTTGCTTTAATACAACATCGATAGTAGCTCCGCCGAGGCAGACATCGCCATCATACAAAACAACTGCTTGTCCTGGTGTAATTGCACGTTCCGGCTCATGGAACATGACCTTCCACGTTCCATCATCCAGCGGATATACCGTGACCGCACTGTCATCTTGACGATAACGGAATTTAGCCGTACACTCAAACGGCTCCTGAGGGACTTCCCCTCTTGTCCAATTTGCTTCAGAAGCAATCAGACCGTCGGAATACAAAGCTTCGTGATGGAAGCCCTGGCCCACATAAAGGACGTTCTTCTCTACATTCTTCCCGACAACGAACCACGGATCCCCCGCACCCCCGATGCCGAGACCTTGACGTTGTCCAAGTGTATAATACATAAGTCCGTCATGCCGGCCTTTCACTTCCCCGTCCAACGTCTCCATATTGCCGGGCTGGGCAGGCAGATACTCACTTAAGAATTCCTTGAAGTTACGTTCACCTATGAAGCAGATTCCTGTGGAATCCTTCTTCTTAGCCGTTGCAAGGCCGTGTTCTTCTGCGATTCTGCGGACTTCTTTCTTTTCCATATGTCCGAGTGGGAACAGGACTTTCTCAAGGACATCCTGAGAAAGTTGGTTAAGAAAATACGTCTGGTCTTTATTGTTATCGACACCTCGCAGCATTTCGTATGTGCCTTCGTTTTCACGCACCTGCGCGTAATGACCTGTAGCGAGATAGTCTGCACCAAGGGACATGGCATGGTCCATGAATGCTTTGAATTTAATTTCTTTGTTACACATCACATCCGGGTTCGGTGTTCTTCCTTTCTTATATTCCTCAAGGAAGTAGGTGAACACTTTATCCCAATATTGTTTCTCGAAGTTGACGGCATAGTACGGGATATCCAGCTGGTTGCAGACACGGATGACATCTTCATAGTCTTCCGTTGCTGTACATACCCCGTTCTCGTCTGTATCGTCCCAATTCTTCATAAAGATTCCTACGACATCGTAACCCTGCTCCTTTAAAAGGAGAGCGGCAACGGAGGAATCGACACCCCCGCTCATTCCTACGACGACGCGTGTATCTTTCGGTTCTTTCATTACTCTCACCTTCCTTTAGACAGTCAAACGTTTAATGATTCGACTGACTCGTCTTGCTGCTTCTACTATATTTTCTTCATCGTTCGCCAAGCCGAAACTAAAACGAATCGAATTTGTGGTTCTTGGGTCATTTTTTCCGAACATTTCCGTCAGTACATGAGAAGGCTCTACGGACCCGGCAGTGCAGGCACTTCCGCTGGATGCGGCGATGCCGTCCAGATCAAAGTTTGTCAGAAGTGCTTCTACGTTCATCCCCGGAAAACTGATGTTTACGATCGATTCCACTGTCCATTCTTCCGGACTGTTCACATGGAAATCAACCGCTCCTTCTTTCAGTGTCTCTAGAAACAGCCGTTTAAATCCTGCATATTTTTCTTTCGTAGAGCTTCTCTCCGCCTGCATGATCTCCACGGCTTTCTCCAAGCCTTTGACGGCAGGGATGTTCTCTGTACCG
This sequence is a window from Bacillus sp. SB49. Protein-coding genes within it:
- the udk gene encoding uridine kinase → MHDKPVVIGVAGGTGSGKTSVTKSIIQRFTDKTLLMLEQDYYYKDQSHLPFEERLETNYDHPLAFDNDLLIEQLEQLIDQKPVEKPVYDYTRHTRSEETIHVDPKEVIIVEGILVLEDERLRDMMDIKVFVDTDADVRIIRRMMRDINERGRTLDSVIDQYINVVRPMHLQFVEPTKRYADIIIPEGGQNHVAIDLMATKIQTVLYEKGQAVSKENS
- a CDS encoding O-methyltransferase encodes the protein MEQEQYLQSLLSEPSRPVKEMETYAKENHVPIMEPLGIEFLMQLIRIQKPTAILEIGAAIGYSALRMVEANPDCTVTTIERDEERYNEALSNIRNMHKENQIRVIHGDALDVKEVVSGHGPFDMLFIDAAKGKYEEFFHLYSPLVKQDGMIISDNVLFKGYVADDTDAGPRMAKIARKIRGFNEWLVRHPDYHTTIVPIGDGVAITKKK
- the mltG gene encoding endolytic transglycosylase MltG gives rise to the protein MSKSDFNTQYKKKLKNRIEEASTVRKIVAGILTALVLILLIGGLSGYLYVRSALQPVDPGNEKQKNVEIPLGSSTSQIASILEENDIIKNGMIFRFYTKFKNESDFQAGDYQFTSSMSIDEVIESLKEGKLVKDAAVTVTIPEGRDLEEIAGAYAEKMDFTKEEFLKRANDEEYVKTLMEKYPDLLTEDILNEDIRYPLEGYLFASTYPFNVEDPSIDQIIESMLDRTQSVVLPYMDEVDGLKGIEDVHDLVTMASLLENEARTAESREEISGVFQNRLEEEMPLQTDPTVLYALGEHKDRVLYEDLEVDSPYNTYQVKGLPVGPISNFNENSLKAAAEPNDNDYLYFLADSDGDIHYSETLKQHNIYKEEHITGQ
- a CDS encoding DUF1292 domain-containing protein translates to MALAKEERIIIPDENGEEHLFEVLFTFDVEQTGHSYIAVIPAEQKEGDEVEVFAFRYEEKGNEEDDLALFQIESEDEWEMVEEMLNTLTDEDLT
- the ruvX gene encoding Holliday junction resolvase RuvX, yielding MKKIGLDVGEKTIGIAISDAFGWTAQGLTTLRWDEKDFNTAKDNLAEVIRDHEVTEAVVGFPKNMNGTVGPRGEASQKFAAWLEEEFRLQTHLWDERLTTMAAERVLIDADVSRKKRKKVIDKMAAVMILQGYLDSKQ
- a CDS encoding IreB family regulatory phosphoprotein, translated to MSSMDKTMRFNFSEEPFDQDVRSVLLSVHSALEEKGYNPINQIVGYLLSGDPAYIPRHQDARNLIRKIERDELIEELVKFYIKENKEGME
- the alaS gene encoding alanine--tRNA ligase, encoding MKKLTSADVRQMFLDFFKEKGHRVEPSASLVPHEDPTLLWINSGVATLKKYFDGRVVPENPRIVNAQKSIRTNDIENVGFTARHHTFFEMLGNFSIGDYFKEEAIEWAWEFLTSEKWIGFDPEKLSVTVHPEDDEAYQIWEKKIGLPVERIIRIEENFWDIGEGPSGPNTEIFYDRGEKYGSDSNDPELYPGGENERYLEIWNLVFSQFNHNPDDTYTPLPKKNIDTGMGLERMVCVIQETETNFETDLFIPIIRATEEIAEAAYGDSVDGDAAFKVIADHMRTVTFAVSDGALPSNEGRGYVLRRLLRRAVRFAKQIGIDKPFMYKLVPQVSNIMVDFYPEVKEKEAFIKNVIKTEEERFHETLNDGLQILSTIMKQESEKGSSVFPGTEVFRLYDTYGFPKELTEEYVAEAGFTIDEAGFREEMEKQRERARNARQKTDSMQVQDGVLGDVHVESSFIGYDHLRTEAVVVEMIKGKDFAVHAEAGDTVYLFLDQTTFYAESGGQVSDKGFLRSEAALLEVTDVKKAPNGQHMHEAIVREGSMEKGTKVVAEVDPGSRSFIVKNHTATHLLHQALKDVLGDHVNQAGSLVEPDRLRFDFSHFGSVSDEEMEQIESIVNEKVWQSIPVTIELSSIEEAKEKGAMALFGEKYGNTVRVVQVGDYSLELCGGCHVQNTAEIGLFKIVSETGIGAGTRRVEAVTAKDAYLYMNKKENVLREAGALLKTKPEQVPDRIDALHKEMKELQKEKDSLSAKLSNLEASSILDDVEEVAGVKVLAKKVDVKDMNSLRSMVDDLKQKLGSGIILLAAPNGEKVQLIAGVSKDLVEEGYHAGQLIKEAAAICGGGGGGRPDMAQAGGKDASKIPDALTYAKEYAGQKA